A part of Aegilops tauschii subsp. strangulata cultivar AL8/78 chromosome 2, Aet v6.0, whole genome shotgun sequence genomic DNA contains:
- the LOC109782717 gene encoding nudix hydrolase 8, with translation MESCSLVDTAAAALCSTAGGRRRGSAGNTMRFFNCSSSSREHGVSASYSIGRMLSGVRSAARRKLFRSEPEWMGVNLPDSTGHHWWTTLENNFVLEASEDEYGGVVVDADRLPSDEAAFARSLAASLSYWQSVGKKGVWLKLPVDRSEFVPIAVKEGFKYHHAEEAYLMLTYWIPDEPSLLPANASHQVGVGGFVINDQMEVLVVQEKYRGWALDGVWKLPTGFIQESEEIYTGAIREVQEETGVDTEFVDVVAFRHAHNVAFQKSDLFFICMLRPLSSAIKIDETEIQAAKWMPLEEFVKQPFIQEDHMFQKIMDICIQRLRKCYCGLTAHNVVSKFDGRQSTLYYNVGEPEDVNCDAA, from the exons ATGGAGAGCTGCAGCTTGGTCgacacggccgccgccgccctctgCTCGACGGCGGGCGGGCGCCGCCGCGGCAGCGCCGGAAACACCATGAGGTTCTTCAACTGCTCCAGCTCATCCAGAG AGCACGGGGTGAGCGCGTCCTACTCCATCGGCCGGATGCTGAGCGGGGTGAGGTCGGCGGCGCGGAGGAAGCTGTTCCGGAGCGAGCCCGAGTGGATGGGCGTCAACTTGCCCGACTCCACCGGCCACCATTGGTGGACCACCCTGGAGAACAACTTCGTGCTGGAGGCCTCCGAGGACGAGTACGGCGGGGTCGTCGTCGACGCCGACAGGCTGCCGTCCGACGAGGCCGCCTTCGCCCGGTCGCTCGCGGCGTCCCTCTCCTACTGGCAGTCCGTG GGAAAGAAAGGGGTGTGGCTGAAATTGCCAGTGGACCGATCTGAGTTTGTTCCCATAGCAGTCAAG GAAGGATTCAAGTACCACCACGCGGAGGAGGCCTACTTGATGCTGACGTACTGGATCCCCGACGAGCCGTCTCTGCTCCCAGCGAACGCTTCTCATCAGGTCGGCGTCGGGGGCTTCGTGATCAACGATCAAATGGAG GTCCTAGTGGTGCAAGAGAAGTATCGGGGCTGGGCGTTGGATGGCGTCTGGAAACTCCCCACGGGGTTTATTCAGGAG TCAGAAGAAATATATACGGGAGCCATCAGGGAGGTCCAGGAAGAAACAGGG GTTGACACTGAATTCGTGGATGTGGTCGCCTTCAG GCACGCGCACAACGTGGCGTTTCAGAAGTCGGACCTGTTCTTCATCTGCATGCTGAGGCCTCTGTCGAGCGCGATCAAGATCGACGAAACAGAGATTCAGGCAGCAAAG TGGATGCCGCTGGAGGAGTTCGTGAAGCAGCCCTTCATCCAGGAGGACCACATGTTCCAGAAGATCATGGACATCTGCATCCAGCGGCTGAGGAAGTGCTACTGCGGCCTCACGGCGCACAACGTCGTCTCCAAGTTCGACGGCAGGCAGTCCACCCTCTACTACAACGTGGGCGAGCCCGAGGACGTCAACTGCGACGCCGCCTGA